One window of Thalassovita mediterranea genomic DNA carries:
- a CDS encoding acyl-CoA/acyl-ACP dehydrogenase: MDGTAADKISPVMDGLLPAMKEAVVSLEAFGEDAKAAMRARLAPEGKIDRKLLDHHQHSAHGLAWVITYVETLRETADWADRMTAEGKFGEIEQLLSQILFSEYCAQLIGGIPMNQGEIIRPADIGVSKEGMQRLFEPAVQRFLTEGKTTETMAAAAKHLPDALSRATVEETGLDETLTMIRDQFRRFATERIMPHAHEWHLENAYIPMPVVEEMAELGVFGLTIPEEYGGLGLGKTSMCVVSEELSRGYIGTGSLGTRSEIAAELILIGGTDAQKEKYLPAISSGEILPTAVFTEPNTGSDLGALKTRAVKDGDTYRITGNKTWITHPVRADMMTVLARTDPATNNFSGLSMFLAEKPRGDDETPFPADGMSGGEIEVLGYRGMKEYEISFDGFEVPAANLLGETEGMGFRHLMATFESARIQTAARAIGVGQNAFELGLKYALDREQFGRAIFEFPRVANKLVMMAAELIGVRQLTYYSARQKDSGKRCDLEAGMAKLLGARVAWAAADNAVQIHGGNGFALEYPVSRVLQDARILNIFEGAGEVQAMVIARRLVEGGN, from the coding sequence ATGGACGGTACAGCCGCAGACAAGATTTCACCTGTGATGGACGGCCTGCTTCCTGCGATGAAGGAAGCGGTGGTCAGCCTCGAAGCCTTTGGTGAGGACGCAAAGGCCGCGATGCGCGCCCGCCTCGCCCCTGAAGGCAAGATCGACCGCAAGCTGCTCGACCATCACCAGCATTCCGCCCACGGTCTTGCCTGGGTCATCACCTATGTCGAAACGCTGCGCGAGACGGCCGACTGGGCCGACCGCATGACGGCAGAAGGCAAATTCGGTGAGATCGAACAGCTCCTCTCGCAGATCCTCTTCTCGGAATATTGCGCCCAGCTGATTGGCGGCATCCCGATGAACCAGGGCGAAATCATCCGCCCGGCAGATATCGGCGTCTCCAAGGAAGGCATGCAACGCCTGTTTGAGCCAGCCGTCCAGCGCTTCCTCACCGAAGGCAAGACGACCGAGACCATGGCCGCTGCTGCAAAGCACCTGCCGGATGCGCTGTCACGGGCAACGGTGGAAGAAACCGGCCTCGACGAAACCCTCACCATGATCCGGGACCAGTTCCGCCGCTTTGCGACCGAACGGATCATGCCGCACGCCCATGAATGGCACCTCGAAAACGCCTACATCCCGATGCCAGTCGTCGAAGAGATGGCAGAGCTTGGCGTCTTCGGCCTCACCATTCCGGAAGAGTATGGCGGCCTGGGCCTCGGCAAGACCTCCATGTGCGTGGTCTCCGAAGAGCTCAGCCGCGGCTATATCGGCACCGGCTCACTCGGCACCCGGTCTGAAATCGCCGCAGAGCTGATCCTGATCGGCGGCACCGACGCGCAGAAGGAAAAATACCTTCCGGCCATTTCCTCTGGCGAGATCCTGCCAACGGCAGTCTTTACTGAACCCAACACCGGGTCTGACCTCGGCGCGCTCAAGACGCGCGCGGTAAAAGACGGCGACACCTACAGGATCACCGGCAACAAGACCTGGATCACCCACCCGGTCCGCGCCGACATGATGACCGTCCTCGCCCGTACCGACCCGGCGACCAATAATTTCTCCGGCCTCTCCATGTTCCTGGCTGAGAAGCCGCGCGGCGACGACGAGACCCCATTCCCGGCAGACGGCATGTCCGGCGGTGAGATCGAGGTGCTCGGCTATCGCGGCATGAAAGAGTATGAGATCAGCTTTGACGGCTTCGAAGTGCCAGCCGCCAACCTCCTCGGTGAGACAGAGGGCATGGGCTTCCGCCACCTGATGGCAACCTTCGAAAGCGCCCGCATCCAGACCGCCGCCCGCGCTATCGGCGTTGGCCAGAACGCGTTTGAGCTTGGCCTCAAATACGCGCTCGACCGCGAACAGTTCGGCCGCGCAATCTTCGAATTCCCACGCGTCGCCAACAAGCTCGTCATGATGGCCGCTGAACTGATCGGTGTGCGCCAGCTCACCTATTATTCGGCCCGCCAGAAAGACTCAGGCAAACGCTGCGACCTCGAAGCCGGCATGGCCAAGCTCCTCGGCGCCCGCGTCGCCTGGGCCGCCGCCGACAACGCCGTCCAGATCCACGGCGGCAACGGCTTCGCGCTCGAATACCCTGTCAGCCGCGTCCTCCAGGACGCCCGCATCCTCAACATCTTCGAGGGCGCCGGCGAAGTGCAGGCCATGGTGATCGCGCGCAGGCTGGTTGAGGGTGGGAATTAA
- a CDS encoding YdiU family protein — protein MNYQPAPEFLALADAFADAAEPAHFRMSVLRFRNTRWDERVGLGQLDSLEWLRHFATFSPLEGNLQTPLAMRYHGHQFGVYNPELGDGRGFLFAQLRDDQGRLLDLGTKGSGQTRWSRQGDGRLTLKGGVREVLAAQYLEAHGVKTSKPFSLIETGEELARNDEPSPARSAVLTRLSHSHIRFGTFQRAASMGETENLARLIRYCCEVYYPDALDEDISVMAPALLHRITEQTARMVAQWMATGFVHGVMNTDNFNITGESFDYGPWRFLPESDPNFTAAYFDQQGLYRFGRQPTQGLWALQQLAVAMTPVCDTDPLGEALQAYEPAYQAALASHNLKLFGLQSSGELHDDLVWLQALYTWMSETRAPWPQVFFDWFCGKESESRAANSPIAAMYKEAGFAPVKEGLFARTADRPERLSHAYWQREKPVSLLYDEVEAIWAPIAEQDDWSPFEQTLEDIDAAREALDITFEPPAQKA, from the coding sequence ATGAACTATCAGCCCGCGCCCGAATTTCTCGCCTTGGCTGACGCCTTCGCAGACGCAGCAGAACCTGCGCATTTTCGCATGTCCGTGTTGCGATTTCGCAACACTAGATGGGATGAGCGCGTCGGATTAGGGCAGCTCGATTCTCTTGAATGGCTTCGCCACTTCGCAACATTTTCGCCTCTTGAGGGAAATCTGCAGACGCCGCTCGCCATGCGCTATCATGGCCACCAGTTTGGCGTTTACAATCCGGAGCTTGGCGATGGCCGCGGCTTCCTGTTTGCGCAGCTGCGAGATGATCAGGGCCGCCTGCTCGACCTTGGCACAAAGGGCTCTGGCCAGACACGCTGGTCGCGCCAGGGCGATGGCCGCCTGACGCTCAAGGGCGGCGTGCGCGAAGTCCTCGCCGCGCAATACCTTGAAGCGCATGGCGTGAAGACGTCCAAGCCCTTTAGCCTGATCGAGACGGGCGAGGAGCTTGCCCGCAATGATGAGCCATCGCCTGCCCGCAGCGCCGTGCTCACCCGGCTCTCGCACAGCCATATCCGCTTCGGCACTTTCCAGCGCGCCGCCTCCATGGGCGAGACGGAAAACCTCGCCCGCCTCATCCGCTATTGCTGCGAAGTCTACTATCCGGACGCCCTCGACGAGGACATCTCCGTCATGGCGCCTGCCCTCCTGCATCGGATTACAGAGCAGACCGCCCGCATGGTCGCGCAATGGATGGCGACCGGCTTTGTCCACGGCGTGATGAACACCGACAATTTCAATATCACCGGTGAAAGCTTCGATTACGGCCCGTGGCGCTTCTTGCCGGAATCCGACCCGAACTTCACCGCCGCCTATTTCGACCAGCAGGGTCTCTACCGGTTCGGCCGCCAGCCAACGCAGGGCCTCTGGGCGCTGCAACAATTAGCCGTCGCCATGACGCCCGTCTGCGACACGGACCCGCTCGGCGAAGCGCTTCAGGCCTATGAGCCAGCCTATCAGGCCGCGCTTGCCAGCCATAACCTCAAACTCTTCGGGCTGCAGTCCTCAGGCGAGCTACATGACGACCTCGTCTGGCTGCAGGCGCTCTACACCTGGATGTCGGAAACGCGCGCCCCGTGGCCGCAGGTCTTCTTCGACTGGTTTTGCGGCAAGGAGAGTGAGTCCCGCGCTGCAAACAGCCCGATCGCGGCCATGTATAAGGAGGCAGGCTTCGCCCCTGTGAAGGAAGGCCTCTTTGCCCGCACAGCCGATCGCCCCGAACGCCTGTCACACGCCTACTGGCAGCGAGAGAAACCGGTCTCTCTCCTCTATGATGAGGTCGAGGCGATCTGGGCCCCGATCGCAGAGCAAGATGACTGGAGCCCGTTTGAGCAGACGCTCGAGGACATCGACGCGGCCCGCGAGGCCCTCGACATCACTTTTGAACCTCCCGCCCAAAAGGCATAA
- a CDS encoding TonB-dependent receptor, with protein MRNGNKWLLASSVLALCATGAAHAQNDDGDDTLRQQTVTVTGSAIAGTPEDAALPVDVLSAADLQLEGNPSITELIRNLGVSTGVDGQTNQFSSNGLEGTSNINLRGLGPGRTLVLLNGKRQTFAPYGVGEQAQLFVDTNVIPSAAIGRIEVLKDGAAAVYGSDAIAGVVNFITRDDLEGFEISAQYETFEGSDGEYDISAAYGLQGENWNWVTSAGYQFRSEVGLIEKDWAIRPYNENPVGGWSSLSNPGRYVPLGVVGGAVRPLAANVNDVGCDDVGGFQNPNVAAVNQCYFQFTQFDNLVEEEERYQIFSEYNHTFGNGVNFHLEGLYAHTDVPEWKTSPSYPPQEVANQVIPGNSPGFLTYRANNPGLFPANTIAALFIGRSFGWGGFPVTGGAQEGYRTYDSYRLAGSFDGEFENGVTWNAGLTFHETEGERITNDTYIRGFTAALNGFGVCVDPATGLDPATGTQPWGNPAYAGNLVQGQGGCEWYNPFSNAIPANAITGQANPTYVPGLENSVTLADWLTEGVGTVVTSNLLVFDAALSGQSNVVAQGGPVSWALGAQVRREGYEVEPNDVTDLAKSPGPGGTGPFSFLAGTNASDRDQTIYAIFGELQIPLYDNLNVQVATRYEDYGGEIGSTFDPKVAVKWQATDNFALRGSAQTSFKGPTLNQVDGQVTTLQFVAPASAFKAVDQFGNPDLNPESAFSFNIGALFDNNNGFTASVDYYNFDFTDPIIVEDQSEIVPAALAALAAGNNDAAILSRITFTDANNDGINQANEVARVRTNVVNGPDIKTSGVDFRAEQVWDLGANEFSLGLEATYIIEYDVDDFAVEDVIIPGGDRVGQFNRSNFSRSLPQWKANFSANYAFGNHNLRGVVRHVDSYDDERGTPNLQGAFVGGPSEIDSMTTVDAFYTWRSDYDLDLGLSVVNVFDEDPPLAFFDVSYDPYTHNPFGRTFKVSLTKRFGGN; from the coding sequence ATGAGAAATGGAAATAAGTGGCTGCTTGCATCATCGGTACTTGCGCTTTGCGCAACCGGTGCGGCGCATGCCCAGAACGACGATGGCGATGATACGCTACGTCAGCAGACGGTGACCGTTACCGGTTCTGCGATCGCCGGTACGCCGGAAGATGCAGCCCTGCCTGTCGACGTTCTGTCAGCAGCCGACCTGCAGCTGGAAGGCAACCCGTCAATCACCGAGCTGATCCGTAACCTCGGCGTGTCGACCGGTGTCGACGGCCAGACGAACCAGTTCTCCTCGAACGGCCTCGAAGGTACGTCGAACATCAACCTGCGGGGCCTTGGCCCAGGCCGGACGCTGGTCCTCCTGAATGGCAAGCGCCAGACATTTGCGCCTTATGGTGTGGGTGAGCAGGCACAGCTCTTCGTTGATACGAATGTCATTCCATCCGCCGCCATCGGCCGGATCGAAGTGCTGAAAGACGGCGCCGCAGCCGTTTACGGGTCTGACGCGATCGCAGGCGTGGTGAACTTCATCACGCGCGATGATCTGGAAGGCTTTGAAATTTCTGCCCAGTACGAAACCTTTGAGGGCAGCGACGGCGAGTATGACATCTCTGCCGCCTACGGCCTCCAGGGCGAGAACTGGAACTGGGTCACGTCTGCTGGCTACCAGTTCCGCAGTGAAGTCGGCCTGATCGAAAAAGACTGGGCTATCCGTCCATACAATGAAAACCCGGTCGGCGGCTGGTCGTCGCTCTCCAATCCGGGTCGCTATGTGCCACTTGGTGTCGTCGGCGGCGCGGTGCGTCCGCTCGCGGCCAACGTGAACGATGTCGGCTGTGATGATGTCGGCGGCTTCCAGAACCCGAACGTGGCCGCTGTGAACCAGTGCTACTTCCAGTTCACCCAGTTCGATAATCTGGTGGAAGAAGAAGAGCGCTATCAGATCTTCTCCGAATATAACCACACCTTCGGAAATGGCGTGAACTTCCACCTGGAAGGCCTCTACGCCCACACTGATGTGCCTGAGTGGAAGACCTCTCCGTCCTATCCACCACAGGAAGTGGCCAACCAGGTCATTCCGGGCAACAGCCCAGGCTTCCTGACCTATCGTGCCAACAATCCAGGCCTCTTCCCGGCCAATACGATTGCCGCGCTCTTCATTGGCCGGTCTTTCGGCTGGGGCGGCTTCCCGGTCACGGGCGGCGCACAGGAAGGCTACCGGACCTATGACAGCTATCGTCTCGCCGGCAGCTTTGACGGTGAATTCGAGAATGGCGTGACCTGGAATGCAGGCCTCACCTTCCATGAAACCGAAGGCGAGCGCATCACGAACGATACCTATATCCGTGGCTTTACTGCTGCGCTGAACGGTTTCGGCGTCTGTGTGGACCCAGCAACGGGTCTGGACCCTGCAACTGGTACCCAGCCATGGGGCAACCCGGCCTATGCGGGTAACCTCGTCCAGGGTCAGGGAGGCTGTGAATGGTACAACCCATTCTCCAATGCCATCCCGGCCAATGCCATTACCGGACAGGCCAACCCGACCTATGTGCCGGGGCTTGAGAACTCCGTCACGCTGGCTGACTGGCTGACCGAAGGCGTCGGTACGGTTGTGACCTCCAACCTGCTCGTTTTCGATGCAGCCCTTAGCGGTCAGAGCAACGTCGTCGCACAAGGTGGTCCGGTTAGCTGGGCTCTCGGTGCACAGGTTCGCCGCGAAGGTTATGAAGTCGAGCCGAACGATGTGACTGATCTTGCCAAGAGCCCGGGACCGGGCGGCACGGGTCCGTTCTCCTTCCTCGCCGGCACGAATGCGTCCGATCGCGACCAGACGATCTACGCAATCTTCGGCGAACTCCAGATCCCGCTCTATGATAACCTCAACGTGCAGGTTGCGACCCGCTATGAGGATTATGGCGGCGAGATCGGCTCCACATTCGACCCGAAAGTGGCTGTGAAGTGGCAGGCGACCGACAACTTCGCCCTGCGCGGTTCGGCTCAGACCTCATTCAAGGGGCCAACGCTGAACCAGGTCGATGGTCAGGTCACCACGCTGCAATTCGTCGCTCCGGCGTCTGCCTTCAAGGCGGTCGACCAGTTCGGTAACCCGGACCTCAATCCAGAGTCGGCGTTCAGCTTCAACATTGGTGCGCTGTTCGACAACAATAACGGCTTCACGGCATCGGTCGATTACTACAATTTCGACTTCACGGATCCGATCATTGTTGAAGACCAGTCGGAAATCGTGCCGGCAGCACTCGCTGCTCTGGCAGCAGGCAACAATGATGCAGCGATCCTGTCGCGCATCACGTTCACCGATGCCAACAATGACGGCATCAACCAGGCGAACGAAGTTGCCCGCGTGCGGACGAACGTCGTCAACGGTCCGGATATCAAGACCTCTGGCGTCGACTTCCGTGCCGAGCAGGTCTGGGATCTTGGCGCGAACGAGTTCTCGCTGGGTCTCGAAGCCACCTATATCATCGAGTATGATGTAGACGACTTCGCAGTCGAGGATGTGATCATCCCAGGCGGTGACCGCGTGGGTCAGTTCAACCGTTCGAACTTCTCCCGCTCACTGCCGCAGTGGAAAGCCAACTTCTCGGCGAACTACGCCTTCGGCAATCACAACCTGCGCGGTGTGGTCCGTCACGTAGACTCCTATGACGACGAGCGTGGCACGCCGAACCTGCAGGGCGCCTTCGTTGGTGGTCCGTCGGAGATCGACTCCATGACGACGGTGGACGCCTTCTACACCTGGCGCTCTGACTATGACCTCGATCTCGGCCTGTCGGTCGTGAACGTGTTCGACGAAGATCCGCCGCTGGCCTTCTTCGATGTCAGCTACGACCCGTACACGCACAATCCGTTTGGCCGGACCTTCAAGGTCAGCCTCACGAAGCGTTTCGGCGGCAACTAG
- the galE gene encoding UDP-glucose 4-epimerase GalE, producing MTKTVLVTGGAGYVGSHSCKAFADAGWNIVVYDNLSRGWRDFVRWGDLIEGDLHDTAKLTQTLKDVKPDAVAHFAAFAYVAESMKQPEIYYQNNVAGTLSLLEAMRAADVRRLVFSSSCATYGVHEELITEETPQAPINPYGASKMIAERMIQDFGMAHGLKSVILRYFNAGGADPAGEIGERHDPEPHVIPLAIMGAMDGTFTFTINGTDFDTRDGTPVRDYVHVSDLADAHWRALDYLDAGGESDVFNLGTGRGVSVSELADAVSRVAGKPVPRQSGARRPGDPPSLVASAAKAERVLGWRPQHSDIDTILETAWAWHQKDNHKSRPDN from the coding sequence ATGACAAAAACCGTGCTCGTGACGGGCGGGGCTGGATATGTCGGCAGCCATAGCTGCAAGGCGTTTGCAGATGCTGGCTGGAATATCGTGGTCTATGACAACCTGTCGCGCGGCTGGCGGGATTTTGTCCGCTGGGGTGACCTGATCGAAGGGGACCTGCACGATACGGCAAAGCTGACCCAGACGCTGAAAGACGTGAAGCCTGACGCGGTCGCGCATTTCGCGGCCTTCGCTTACGTCGCCGAGTCGATGAAGCAGCCGGAAATCTACTATCAGAACAATGTGGCAGGCACGCTGAGCCTGCTTGAGGCGATGCGCGCCGCTGATGTGCGCAGGCTCGTCTTCTCATCGTCCTGCGCGACCTATGGCGTGCATGAAGAGCTAATCACCGAAGAGACGCCGCAGGCACCGATCAACCCCTATGGCGCGTCCAAGATGATCGCTGAGCGCATGATCCAGGACTTTGGCATGGCGCATGGGCTGAAATCGGTGATCCTACGCTACTTCAATGCAGGCGGTGCAGACCCGGCAGGTGAGATTGGCGAGCGTCACGATCCCGAACCGCACGTCATTCCGCTGGCGATCATGGGCGCCATGGACGGCACCTTCACCTTCACGATCAATGGGACGGATTTCGACACGCGCGATGGCACGCCAGTGCGCGACTATGTCCATGTCAGCGACCTTGCTGACGCGCATTGGCGCGCGCTCGACTATCTCGATGCGGGCGGCGAGAGTGATGTCTTCAATCTCGGGACGGGTCGGGGTGTTTCGGTCAGCGAGCTGGCCGATGCAGTTTCGCGCGTAGCTGGCAAGCCTGTGCCGCGTCAGTCAGGCGCGCGGCGTCCGGGTGACCCGCCATCGCTCGTCGCCTCAGCCGCGAAGGCTGAGCGCGTGCTGGGCTGGCGCCCGCAGCATTCAGATATCGATACGATCCTCGAGACCGCCTGGGCCTGGCACCAGAAGGACAATCACAAGTCCCGCCCTGACAATTAG
- the cysQ gene encoding 3'(2'),5'-bisphosphate nucleotidase CysQ yields MTTITGEQLARIALDAGKLVMDIYSTDFDVERKDDASPVTEADAKAEILILDGLKAAEPDLKVIAEEAVSAGKIPEHGHRFALVDPLDGTREFINRNGQFTVNIGIIEHGKPVMGVVYAPALNRLFVADGPDSAWQADVKPGAPVPSDDARRPLHIRKCPDAGVTAIASKSHRSPETDAFLKKFKVDEIISAGSSLKFCLLGAGEADLYPRMGRTMEWDTAAGQAVAEAAGAVVLTEDGAPLRYGKRERGYDNPHFIVYGDVSPVTA; encoded by the coding sequence ATGACGACGATTACAGGCGAACAGCTGGCACGCATCGCACTCGACGCAGGCAAGCTGGTGATGGACATCTATTCCACCGACTTCGATGTCGAACGAAAGGATGACGCCTCCCCTGTCACCGAAGCCGACGCCAAGGCTGAAATCCTGATCCTTGACGGGCTGAAAGCGGCAGAACCGGACCTCAAGGTCATCGCCGAGGAGGCCGTCTCGGCCGGCAAGATCCCTGAGCATGGCCACCGCTTCGCCCTCGTTGATCCGCTGGATGGCACGCGCGAATTCATCAATCGCAATGGCCAGTTCACTGTGAACATTGGCATCATCGAGCATGGCAAGCCTGTCATGGGCGTCGTCTATGCCCCGGCGCTGAACCGTCTGTTCGTTGCTGACGGGCCAGACAGTGCCTGGCAGGCGGATGTGAAACCGGGCGCGCCCGTCCCGTCAGACGATGCGCGCCGCCCACTGCATATCCGCAAATGCCCGGACGCTGGCGTCACCGCCATCGCGTCCAAGTCCCACCGCTCACCAGAGACCGATGCCTTCCTGAAGAAATTCAAGGTCGATGAGATCATCTCGGCGGGCTCATCGCTGAAATTCTGCCTGCTGGGCGCAGGCGAGGCAGACCTCTACCCGCGCATGGGCCGCACCATGGAGTGGGACACCGCCGCCGGTCAGGCTGTTGCCGAGGCCGCAGGCGCTGTCGTTCTCACCGAAGACGGCGCGCCGCTGCGCTATGGCAAGCGCGAGCGTGGCTATGACAATCCACATTTCATCGTTTATGGGGACGTGTCGCCGGTCACCGCCTAA
- a CDS encoding Gfo/Idh/MocA family oxidoreductase: MKALRFAILGKTPLAVERLKAVEASENSRIVRSFSAAQVARFADADWSGLLNRKQVDALILALPAEQAADAARRALLAGIHVLSELPGGLTVEDIINLREAETKSNAILKFGCSLRYHGSVRAAEDLVRTQPYGELLTARAVYGHAGYPGPDAEKHGVLLGHGIHMLDLLHVFFGPFESVKAMCPEGRGGNANLFAMLKSGNGAIAQLHASATSWRQTFRLELGYERGYVWLDGHLPGLEDYGPEMLIHAQLMQDESGRNVPNPDETVTEYERVEFAEQELAEFIEAVSGKAPLRHGTSRNAFDAMNIAQRICAATETWA; the protein is encoded by the coding sequence ATGAAAGCGCTGCGTTTTGCAATCCTCGGAAAAACCCCCCTCGCCGTCGAACGTCTGAAGGCGGTCGAAGCCAGCGAGAATTCGCGCATTGTGCGCAGCTTTTCTGCCGCACAGGTCGCCCGCTTTGCGGACGCCGACTGGTCAGGCCTGCTCAATCGCAAACAGGTCGATGCCCTGATCCTCGCCCTTCCGGCAGAGCAGGCAGCCGATGCTGCAAGGCGCGCGCTCCTTGCCGGCATCCATGTCCTCAGCGAGCTTCCGGGCGGCCTAACGGTCGAGGACATCATCAATCTGCGCGAGGCAGAGACGAAGAGTAACGCCATCCTGAAATTTGGCTGCTCGCTGCGCTATCATGGCAGCGTTCGCGCCGCTGAAGACCTTGTGCGCACGCAGCCCTATGGTGAGCTGCTGACCGCCCGCGCCGTCTACGGCCACGCTGGCTATCCCGGCCCTGACGCCGAAAAGCACGGCGTCCTGCTGGGGCATGGCATCCATATGCTGGACCTCCTGCACGTCTTCTTCGGCCCGTTCGAAAGCGTGAAAGCCATGTGCCCTGAAGGGCGCGGCGGAAATGCGAACCTCTTCGCGATGCTGAAGTCGGGCAATGGCGCGATCGCGCAGCTTCACGCCTCGGCGACCTCATGGCGCCAGACCTTCCGTCTCGAGCTCGGTTATGAGCGCGGCTATGTATGGCTGGACGGGCACCTTCCCGGACTGGAGGACTATGGCCCGGAAATGCTGATTCATGCCCAGCTCATGCAGGATGAGAGCGGGCGGAACGTGCCGAACCCGGACGAGACCGTGACCGAGTATGAGCGCGTCGAGTTCGCCGAGCAGGAACTTGCCGAATTCATCGAAGCCGTGTCCGGCAAGGCGCCCCTGCGTCATGGCACAAGCCGTAACGCCTTCGACGCGATGAACATCGCCCAGCGCATTTGCGCCGCCACAGAAACGTGGGCATAA
- a CDS encoding histidine phosphatase family protein: MTRTLYIVRHGNTFDKGDTITRVGARTDLALSTSGEAQAAALGTHFAEKGIAFAQAIAGPLKRTRQTADAILSAQANPPELEIGNFLREIDYGPDENQPEDAVIARIGQDALDAWERDAVPPPGWRFDPAAIEGQWQSLFAKLAKSAADGPVLIVTSNGIARFALTAAGLKPDSSQHENLKLKTGAYGVFSLDEAGDLSLTDWNIRP; this comes from the coding sequence ATGACCCGCACGCTCTATATCGTTCGCCACGGCAATACGTTCGACAAGGGCGACACCATCACCCGCGTTGGCGCCCGCACCGATCTGGCGCTTTCTACGTCGGGAGAGGCGCAGGCCGCCGCACTCGGCACGCATTTCGCCGAAAAAGGCATAGCATTCGCCCAAGCCATCGCTGGCCCCTTGAAGCGCACACGCCAGACCGCTGACGCCATCCTCTCGGCGCAGGCAAACCCGCCAGAGCTGGAAATCGGTAACTTCCTGCGTGAGATTGATTACGGCCCGGATGAGAACCAGCCCGAGGACGCCGTCATCGCCCGTATAGGTCAGGACGCACTCGATGCGTGGGAGCGGGATGCCGTCCCCCCGCCAGGCTGGCGCTTCGACCCGGCCGCTATCGAAGGCCAGTGGCAAAGCCTGTTCGCCAAGCTCGCCAAATCCGCAGCCGACGGCCCAGTCCTGATCGTGACAAGCAATGGCATCGCCCGCTTTGCCCTGACCGCCGCCGGGCTAAAGCCGGACAGCAGCCAGCATGAGAATCTGAAACTGAAGACGGGCGCCTATGGCGTCTTTAGTCTCGATGAAGCAGGCGACCTCTCCCTCACCGACTGGAATATCCGCCCCTGA
- the kdsB gene encoding 3-deoxy-manno-octulosonate cytidylyltransferase — protein sequence MKTLIVIPARIGSTRFPAKPLHQIAGHSLVSRVADVAARVAAARSDTSYVIATDDRAIMDHAAEIGAPAVMTDPHLPSGTDRALAAARAQDAAPDFILNLQGDAPFTPPAYLSALIEAAATTTADVVTPVVQLDWAAFDTIREQKTREPFSGTSCIRRSDGMALWFSKQIIPAIRKEEKLRAAGPLSPVFRHIGLYGFRMAALERFASLPVGYYEELEGLEQLRFLENGMSIMTVAVEPGANAMWGIDTPEDARFAEGLIAESGDPMEAPR from the coding sequence ATGAAGACACTAATTGTCATCCCCGCGCGGATCGGGTCGACCCGGTTTCCAGCAAAGCCGCTGCACCAGATCGCAGGCCACTCGCTGGTTTCCCGCGTCGCCGATGTCGCCGCGCGCGTCGCTGCGGCGCGCTCAGACACATCCTATGTCATCGCGACCGACGACCGTGCCATCATGGACCATGCCGCAGAGATTGGTGCGCCCGCAGTAATGACGGACCCGCACCTGCCATCCGGCACAGACCGGGCCCTCGCCGCCGCCCGCGCGCAGGACGCGGCGCCAGACTTCATTCTGAACCTTCAGGGCGACGCGCCCTTCACACCGCCTGCCTATCTGAGTGCGCTGATCGAGGCCGCCGCCACGACGACCGCCGATGTCGTAACTCCTGTCGTCCAGCTCGACTGGGCCGCGTTCGACACGATCCGTGAGCAGAAGACCCGCGAACCGTTCAGCGGGACGAGCTGCATAAGGCGCAGCGACGGCATGGCGCTCTGGTTTTCCAAACAGATTATCCCGGCGATCCGTAAGGAGGAGAAGCTGCGCGCCGCCGGGCCGCTCTCGCCTGTCTTCCGCCATATCGGGCTCTATGGTTTCCGCATGGCCGCGCTTGAGCGTTTCGCAAGCCTGCCTGTCGGCTACTATGAAGAGCTGGAAGGCCTCGAACAGCTTCGCTTCCTCGAAAACGGCATGAGCATCATGACGGTCGCCGTCGAGCCCGGCGCGAACGCGATGTGGGGCATTGATACGCCTGAGGATGCCCGCTTCGCAGAAGGCCTCATTGCTGAGAGCGGCGACCCGATGGAGGCGCCCCGCTAA